From Cydia splendana chromosome 4, ilCydSple1.2, whole genome shotgun sequence, one genomic window encodes:
- the LOC134789696 gene encoding zinc finger and SCAN domain-containing protein 10-like, whose translation MSENFQNCCRICLDVDSEHVSILQDPIIHLHVKSCLAMTISAIDTLPKEICGSCVSQLSEFYNFQLNARCSQDWLESSAEEQSKKSTETKTPIQPLPDSEYNSDSLLEFLNNTANIEEYLHNLGKEDIPSIVNMLDRNNENSMDGVSKILHAKSMKNTSPKKKDKIKTGLSMEVDVLDSDIEIVQEILMKETPKKIETKIEGNVCFACRMKFDTIQKLSQHISICDNAIRTCLECGLLCDSRRKMLQHRMTHNTLMPLTCACGKQFQSEELLTDHFRVCHIDYMALLGCNFRCKQCGECFKERFQLYRHARAHIIKAQERACDICGHSFVGDDALSKHKLEEHNKSDKTLYRCKVCGITSSNRKEIYTHILGHTAKLEPTRHLCESCGRSFSTHTSLARHAILHKNTYSCTLCEETFTCVRLRDEHVLQHREMTMCERCGQNVYCCELEKHLCF comes from the exons ATGAGTGAAAACTTTCAAAATTGTTGTCGAATATGTCTTGATGTAGATTCAGAGCACGTATCCATTCTTCAAGATCCTATTATCCATCTCCACGTGAAGTCTTGCCTTGCAATGACTATTTCGGCAATAGATACGCTTCCAAAAGAAATTTGTGGTTCCTGTGTCTCACAATTAAGTGAATTCTACAATTTCCAACTGAATGCACGCTGCTCACAAGACTGGTTGGAATCTTCTGCTGAAGAACAGTCAAAAAAATCGACGGAGACCAAGACGCCTATTCAGCCACTACCTGACTCTGAATACAACTCGGATTCGCTCCTAgagtttttaaataatactgcTAACATAGAGGAGTACTTACACAACTTAGGAAAGGAAGATATACCATCTATAGTGAATATGTTGGATAGGAATAATGAAAATTCAATGGATGGAGTCAGTAAAATATTACATGCTAAATCGATGAAAAACACTAGTCCAAAAAAGAAAGATAAGATTAAAACTGGCTTAAGCATGGAGGTAGATGTATTAGACTCTGATATAGAAATAGTACAGGAAATTCTAATGAAGGAAACTCCAAAGAAAATTGAAACAAAGATAGAAGGAAATGTATGCTTTGCTTGTAGAATGAAGTTTGATACAATTCAAAAGCTATCCCAACACATAAGTATTTGTGATAACGCCATTAGAACTTGCCTTGAATGTGGTCTTCTCTGTGATTCTAGAAGGAAAATGCTGCAGCATAGAATGACCCACAATACATTAATGCCACTGACATGTGCTTGCGGAAAACAGTTCCAAAGTGAAGAATTGCTAACGGACCATTTCCGTGTGTGTCATATTGATTACATGGCATTGCTCGGTTGTAATTTTCGGTGTAAGCAATGTGGCGAGTGTTTTAAGGAGAGGTTTCAGTTGTACCGTCATGCGAGGGCTCATATTATAAAGGCTCAGGAAAGGGCTTGTGATATTTGTGGGCACAGTTTTGTTGGGGATGATGCTCTATCAAAACATAAGCTGGAAGAACATAATAAAAGTGATAAAACTCTGTACAg atgcAAAGTCTGTGGAATAACCTCATCAAACCGTAAAGAGATCTACACACACATATTAGGCCACACAGCCAAATTAGAACCCACCCGTCACCTGTGTGAATCCTGTGGCCGCAGCTTCAGCACTCACACATCTTTAGCCCGACATGCTATTCTGCATAAAAATACTTACAGTTGCACTTTGTGTGAGGAGACATTTACATGTGTGCGTTTGAGGGACGAGCATGTATTACAGCATAGGGAAATGACAATGTGTGAGAGATGTGGACAAAATGTTTATTGCTGTGAGTTGGAGAAGCATTTATGCTTTTGA